The Chloroflexota bacterium genome window below encodes:
- a CDS encoding cation transporter: MFSTEKGAANLLIGVVIGLILLKIIVGWISGSISVFAQAADSFLDLFAGLVTFFAVRIATKPADEEHPFGHGKVEDMAGAVQGVLIFVAAGLIVYSSVGRIINRTTIGLAEAGIGAMAVSMVASILLSRHLLKVSRATGSVVLEANARNITGDIYSTAAVLVGLLVVRLTGLSILDPIIAIGIAIYIAKLAYDAINKPLLGLVDASLPSSEQTVIKSCLSEQGSQIVGFHELRTRRSGNQRYIDLHLVMAKDISLEQTHRVCDLLEHDIQARLPRTNVTIHVEPCDGKCKRCSVNSSVCQTK; this comes from the coding sequence ATGTTTTCAACTGAAAAGGGCGCTGCTAATCTCTTAATCGGGGTTGTTATTGGGCTGATATTGCTGAAGATAATTGTTGGCTGGATTAGCGGCAGCATCAGCGTGTTTGCCCAGGCAGCGGATAGTTTTCTGGACCTCTTTGCTGGGCTGGTCACATTTTTTGCTGTGCGCATTGCTACCAAGCCGGCTGATGAAGAACATCCTTTTGGTCATGGCAAAGTAGAAGATATGGCCGGTGCGGTGCAGGGGGTGCTCATTTTTGTTGCTGCTGGGCTGATAGTCTATTCGTCAGTCGGGCGGATAATAAACAGGACTACTATAGGGCTGGCTGAGGCAGGAATTGGAGCGATGGCTGTCTCCATGGTTGCCAGCATTCTGCTTTCGCGCCACCTGCTAAAGGTATCCCGAGCTACCGGCTCGGTGGTATTGGAGGCCAATGCCCGCAATATCACTGGTGATATCTATTCGACAGCAGCAGTGCTGGTTGGGTTGCTGGTGGTGCGACTCACCGGCTTAAGCATACTCGATCCGATAATTGCCATCGGTATTGCTATCTATATCGCGAAATTAGCCTATGATGCCATAAACAAACCGCTTCTTGGGTTGGTGGATGCCAGCCTTCCCAGTTCTGAGCAGACGGTCATAAAATCTTGCTTATCCGAGCAAGGCAGTCAGATAGTTGGCTTCCATGAATTGCGCACCCGCCGCTCTGGAAACCAACGCTATATTGATCTCCATCTGGTAATGGCCAAGGACATCAGTCTGGAGCAGACTCATCGGGTGTGTGACCTGTTAGAGCATGATATCCAGGCGCGATTGCCCCGAACCAATGTTACTATTCATGTTGAGCCCTGTGATGGTAAATGCAAGCGGTGCTCGGTGAATTCATCTGTCTGTCAGACCAAGTAA
- a CDS encoding histone deacetylase gives MSVGLIYDPVYLEHDTGTHVENAQRLITTMSHLEENHLKDKLISVSPRAATIDELAAVHAPEYISRIQNQAERGGGWLDPDTVMSPGSYNAAAYAAGGALAAVDAVMNRQVNSAFALVRPPGHHATCWQAMGFCLFNNIAVAAKYALSNFDIKRILIVDFDVHHGNGTQDTFYTDPHVLYFSTHEYPFYPGTGSIDETGARDGEGFTVNVPLLAGWGDDEYQTVFEDILAPVAKRFEPQLIMVSAGYDGHWADNLALMQLSVSGLARLVEIIKTLADMLCQGRMAFTLEGGYHLEALSLSIGATLNILQGNRETFDPLGKQEGKTEPIDFDNFIKMVKDIHQIES, from the coding sequence ATGAGCGTAGGCTTGATTTACGACCCAGTCTATCTAGAGCACGATACCGGAACGCATGTCGAAAACGCCCAGAGATTGATAACCACCATGTCCCACCTCGAGGAGAATCACCTCAAAGACAAGCTTATCTCAGTATCACCACGCGCCGCCACAATTGACGAATTAGCCGCAGTGCACGCCCCCGAATACATCTCCAGAATCCAAAATCAAGCGGAAAGAGGCGGGGGCTGGCTTGACCCTGATACCGTAATGTCACCGGGCTCATACAATGCGGCTGCCTATGCTGCTGGTGGCGCTTTGGCAGCAGTTGATGCAGTGATGAACAGACAGGTTAATAGCGCTTTCGCCCTGGTTAGGCCACCAGGACACCACGCCACATGCTGGCAAGCCATGGGCTTCTGCCTGTTCAATAACATAGCTGTGGCCGCCAAGTATGCCCTGTCCAACTTCGACATCAAGCGAATACTTATCGTCGATTTCGATGTCCACCATGGCAATGGCACACAGGACACCTTCTATACTGACCCCCACGTCCTCTATTTCTCCACTCACGAATACCCGTTCTACCCGGGAACCGGCAGCATAGATGAGACCGGAGCCAGAGATGGCGAAGGCTTTACTGTTAACGTGCCCCTACTGGCTGGCTGGGGAGATGACGAATACCAGACAGTCTTCGAAGACATCCTGGCACCAGTGGCCAAGCGCTTCGAGCCACAACTGATCATGGTCTCCGCCGGCTATGATGGGCACTGGGCTGACAACCTGGCTCTAATGCAATTAAGTGTCTCCGGCTTGGCCCGCTTGGTAGAGATCATAAAGACATTAGCTGATATGTTATGTCAAGGACGTATGGCCTTTACCTTAGAAGGTGGCTACCACCTTGAGGCATTGTCTCTATCCATAGGTGCCACGCTTAACATACTTCAGGGAAACCGTGAAACCTTTGACCCTCTGGGCAAACAAGAAGGAAAAACAGAACCAATAGATTTCGATAATTTCATAAAAATGGTGAAGGATATCCACCAGATAGAGTCTTGA
- the secF gene encoding protein translocase subunit SecF: MIDLVGKRNWFFLISAIVIIPGIISLAVFGLKLGVDFSSGTAMTLHFDKEIELSTLRQEFTSLGYDRAVVQPAGEGDFFVRLPEISAEENTKLKEGLETELDTKIEVSSLYSVSPIVARGTVSNTIIAVVVASVGILLYISWAFRKMPNPFRWGTCAVIALVHDLVVVIAVFSILGWAAGVEIDALFVTGVLAVVGVSVNNIVVVFDRIRENLKRGVSRDFEVIVNYGITESMGRSLNTGLATLFVIVALFLLGGTTTYNLVLALLIGIATGIYSSLCIAGQLLVVWEKGLASRQKAVSSPA, translated from the coding sequence ATGATTGATTTGGTTGGCAAAAGAAACTGGTTCTTTCTAATCTCAGCTATTGTAATCATTCCAGGTATAATCTCACTGGCTGTTTTCGGGCTTAAGCTGGGAGTAGATTTCAGCAGTGGCACTGCCATGACCTTGCATTTCGATAAGGAAATAGAGCTAAGTACATTGCGTCAAGAGTTTACTAGCTTGGGTTATGATAGGGCCGTTGTTCAACCTGCTGGCGAAGGAGATTTCTTTGTTCGTCTCCCGGAAATATCTGCTGAGGAAAACACAAAGCTAAAGGAAGGTTTAGAGACAGAGTTAGATACCAAAATTGAAGTTAGCAGCCTTTACAGCGTTTCGCCAATTGTAGCTAGGGGAACGGTGAGTAACACTATTATTGCTGTTGTGGTGGCTTCGGTAGGTATTTTGCTCTATATCTCTTGGGCATTCCGCAAGATGCCCAATCCCTTCCGCTGGGGCACCTGCGCCGTTATTGCCCTGGTGCACGATTTGGTGGTGGTTATCGCTGTCTTCTCTATTCTGGGTTGGGCGGCTGGTGTTGAGATCGATGCCTTGTTTGTTACCGGCGTGTTAGCGGTTGTCGGCGTCAGTGTGAATAACATCGTGGTTGTCTTTGACCGCATTCGAGAGAACTTGAAGCGAGGGGTGAGCCGCGACTTTGAAGTGATAGTAAATTACGGTATCACCGAGTCTATGGGACGCTCTCTAAATACAGGTCTGGCTACTCTTTTCGTTATAGTGGCGCTTTTTCTACTTGGTGGAACAACTACCTATAATTTAGTGTTGGCGCTTCTCATTGGTATCGCTACTGGAATCTATTCTTCCCTGTGCATTGCCGGGCAGCTTTTGGTAGTTTGGGAAAAGGGATTGGCTTCTCGGCAAAAGGCAGTCAGTAGTCCCGCTTGA
- the secD gene encoding protein translocase subunit SecD produces MKRGNAPLLIFILILFGFSLWVILPGNGIFGRDDFKLGLDLSGGSHLVYSIDLTKKDPAQTDADVIEGVKNKIERRVNAYGVTEPIVQTIRNERGSFVLVQLPGVKDIDEAIKLIGQTAELDFREMELDASGRLVFDETGKPKFTAVAKAKGSDGQERELTGKYLKPNAQVVLEPQTNKPEVAFEWNEEGAILFEQITQRNLQKPLGIYLDGEPISWPTVQSVIKERGVITGLNLEEARTLAIQLNSGSLDVPLTVVERRDIGATLGEDSLRKSLMAGIIGSAMVVLFMIAYYRFSGFVACLALVVFVALNLAIFKLIPVVLTLPGIAGFIVSIGMGVDGNVLVAERLKEELRRGRTLGAAVEESFRQSWSAIFDANVTVFIACAVLYWLGNTFGNFLVIGFATTLFIGTALSMFTQVVVTRTFLRTFVGLGVARRPGAYGVLKQ; encoded by the coding sequence TTGAAAAGAGGAAATGCCCCTCTACTCATTTTCATACTGATTCTTTTCGGCTTTTCCCTGTGGGTGATATTGCCGGGTAATGGAATATTCGGCAGGGATGACTTTAAATTGGGGCTTGATCTCAGTGGAGGCAGCCATTTAGTTTACAGCATCGACTTGACCAAGAAAGACCCGGCACAGACAGATGCTGACGTTATTGAGGGCGTGAAAAACAAAATCGAACGGCGAGTTAACGCCTACGGTGTGACTGAGCCCATAGTTCAGACAATTCGGAACGAACGAGGCAGCTTCGTTCTGGTCCAGCTTCCTGGCGTCAAAGATATTGACGAGGCGATTAAGCTTATTGGTCAGACGGCTGAGCTTGATTTTAGGGAGATGGAGCTTGATGCGTCTGGCCGGTTAGTGTTTGATGAGACTGGTAAGCCCAAGTTCACTGCGGTTGCTAAGGCCAAAGGCAGCGATGGGCAAGAAAGGGAACTCACTGGCAAGTATCTAAAGCCAAATGCCCAGGTTGTTTTAGAGCCACAGACCAATAAGCCTGAAGTGGCTTTTGAGTGGAACGAGGAAGGCGCCATTCTCTTTGAGCAGATTACGCAACGCAACTTGCAGAAGCCGCTGGGTATATACTTGGATGGCGAACCCATCTCTTGGCCGACAGTGCAATCCGTGATTAAGGAGAGAGGGGTTATTACTGGGCTAAATCTAGAGGAAGCCAGGACACTGGCTATACAGCTTAACTCGGGCTCTCTGGATGTGCCCCTGACAGTAGTTGAACGTAGAGATATCGGGGCTACATTGGGTGAGGATTCTCTGCGGAAAAGCCTGATGGCAGGAATAATCGGATCGGCTATGGTGGTTCTATTTATGATTGCCTATTACCGTTTCTCTGGTTTTGTGGCCTGTCTGGCGCTGGTTGTTTTTGTAGCATTGAACCTGGCTATTTTTAAGCTAATTCCGGTGGTTTTGACACTCCCAGGTATTGCCGGCTTTATTGTATCCATAGGTATGGGAGTAGATGGGAATGTTCTTGTGGCCGAGCGTTTGAAAGAGGAACTGAGACGCGGGCGTACTCTGGGGGCGGCAGTAGAGGAGAGCTTCCGCCAATCTTGGTCAGCCATCTTTGATGCCAACGTAACCGTCTTTATCGCCTGTGCCGTCCTTTACTGGTTGGGAAATACGTTCGGCAATTTTTTGGTCATAGGTTTTGCCACCACTCTGTTCATCGGCACGGCCTTGAGTATGTTTACACAGGTTGTGGTTACTAGAACTTTTCTACGTACATTTGTGGGACTTGGCGTGGCAAGAAGACCGGGCGCTTACGGAGTATTGAAACAATGA
- a CDS encoding CCA tRNA nucleotidyltransferase: MPDINQNPLGLLAKISTILTPHKCPTYVVGGFVRDWLLGRETADIDVAVSGDALNMAQEVARAIDGRYVLLDEANMVARVIVADEHLWHLDFSSFSNSIQNDLARRDFTIDAMAVELQGLISGSPQLIDPFSGKSDLKKRLVRAVGQRIFEEDAARLLRGVRLAAELGFKIEPGTESLIRKDCRLAKLVPGERLREELVRILALPGSGETVRYLDKLGLLTEIIPELEEMKGAKQPKEHYWDVFDHSVETMAAADFLLRENLWKYGKEDLLTVTPWSEEISKHFDEEVSGGSNRRLLLKLGALMHDIAKPTTKTVDETGRTRFLGHTKQGAAMAAVILERLRFSGREIRLVENLVYHHLRPAQMANDGLPTSRAIYRYFRDTEEAGIDVLFLALADYLATHGPKLDIEEWQQHNQLISYILAEHLKQEAEVLPVKLIDGHDLIDIFGLRPGRLVGGLLTEVREAQAAGELSTREEALELVRKELEKRQCGMAC; this comes from the coding sequence ATGCCTGACATCAATCAAAACCCGCTTGGCCTCCTGGCCAAAATATCCACCATTCTCACCCCACATAAGTGCCCAACTTATGTAGTCGGTGGCTTTGTCCGCGATTGGCTGCTAGGCAGAGAGACAGCCGATATTGACGTTGCCGTAAGTGGTGACGCCTTGAATATGGCTCAGGAAGTGGCAAGAGCCATTGACGGCAGGTATGTGCTGCTGGATGAGGCGAATATGGTGGCCAGGGTGATTGTTGCCGATGAACACCTGTGGCATCTGGATTTCTCTTCTTTCTCAAACAGCATCCAAAATGACCTGGCACGACGTGACTTCACCATTGACGCCATGGCGGTGGAGCTTCAAGGCCTGATTTCGGGGTCGCCTCAGCTTATTGACCCCTTCTCCGGAAAAAGCGATTTGAAGAAGAGGCTGGTGCGGGCAGTTGGCCAGCGGATTTTCGAGGAAGATGCGGCAAGGTTGCTGCGGGGTGTCAGGTTGGCTGCTGAGCTTGGCTTCAAGATCGAGCCTGGAACCGAAAGTTTAATTCGAAAAGACTGCCGATTGGCTAAGCTGGTTCCCGGGGAGAGACTGCGTGAAGAGCTGGTGAGGATATTGGCTTTGCCCGGCTCCGGTGAGACGGTGCGCTATTTGGACAAGTTAGGTTTGCTCACCGAGATAATTCCTGAGCTGGAGGAGATGAAGGGAGCGAAGCAGCCGAAAGAGCATTATTGGGACGTCTTCGACCATTCTGTAGAGACGATGGCTGCTGCGGATTTTTTGCTCCGGGAGAACCTATGGAAATATGGCAAAGAGGACTTGTTGACAGTAACCCCGTGGTCGGAGGAGATAAGTAAGCATTTCGATGAGGAGGTGTCCGGCGGCAGCAATCGAAGGCTGCTGCTCAAATTGGGGGCACTGATGCATGATATTGCCAAACCGACGACCAAGACGGTTGATGAAACAGGCAGAACGCGTTTTTTGGGACATACCAAGCAGGGAGCGGCTATGGCGGCTGTGATTTTAGAGAGGCTGCGGTTCAGCGGTCGGGAGATAAGATTGGTGGAGAATCTGGTTTATCACCATCTCCGCCCCGCCCAGATGGCTAACGATGGCTTGCCTACCAGCCGGGCTATTTATCGGTATTTTCGTGATACCGAGGAGGCTGGAATCGATGTCCTGTTTCTAGCCCTGGCTGATTATCTGGCTACTCATGGGCCCAAACTTGACATTGAGGAATGGCAGCAGCATAATCAGTTAATTAGCTATATACTGGCCGAGCATTTAAAGCAGGAGGCTGAGGTTCTGCCGGTCAAGTTGATTGATGGCCATGATTTAATCGATATCTTTGGCTTGAGGCCGGGGCGTCTGGTCGGTGGGCTTTTGACTGAGGTGCGAGAGGCTCAAGCGGCTGGGGAGTTAAGCACGAGGGAGGAAGCCCTAGAGCTGGTGCGTAAGGAATTGGAGAAGAGACAGTGCGGTATGGCTTGTTGA
- a CDS encoding peptidase S8 produces MIRIKFIWLPVLLLLCLAASFLPFQALPDSFEAMTGSVAVVASNSESVSYRAAVATSEGDYSGRQWAIPKIMAPQAWEIASGEASIVIAILDTGIDKEYEGLAGKVIAEVNFTDSPTTKDIYGHGTHIAGIIAAAANNGVGVTGVAYNCRLMNVKVADDQGRFYGSAAAKGITWAVEHGAKVINMSLVSTEPSPGLEKAIDYAWSQGAVVVAAAGNFVGTKVVYPAYYSNSIAVAATDSNDTVASWSSRGNWVDVAAPGVGIYSTLPGNRYDNKSGTSMAAAHVSGLTGLLFALGSDNNSNGFVNDEVRAAIEHGCDELDISAVKWRINAFHAVNEVLTSR; encoded by the coding sequence ATGATCAGAATAAAGTTTATATGGTTACCGGTTTTACTTCTCCTCTGCCTGGCGGCAAGTTTTCTCCCCTTTCAGGCGTTGCCAGACAGCTTTGAGGCTATGACAGGCTCTGTGGCTGTCGTTGCTTCCAACTCTGAGTCTGTTAGTTATAGAGCGGCTGTGGCAACTTCGGAGGGTGACTATTCTGGCAGGCAGTGGGCTATCCCGAAGATTATGGCGCCTCAAGCCTGGGAAATTGCATCAGGAGAGGCCAGCATTGTTATCGCTATCCTGGACACGGGGATTGATAAGGAGTATGAGGGCCTGGCTGGCAAGGTGATAGCTGAAGTTAATTTCACCGATAGCCCGACCACCAAGGACATATATGGTCATGGTACGCATATTGCCGGCATAATTGCCGCTGCGGCAAATAATGGCGTGGGTGTTACTGGCGTGGCATACAATTGCCGTTTGATGAATGTCAAAGTGGCTGATGACCAAGGCAGATTTTATGGTTCGGCAGCGGCTAAGGGTATTACCTGGGCAGTGGAGCATGGCGCCAAGGTTATTAATATGAGCCTGGTCAGCACCGAGCCGTCGCCAGGCTTGGAAAAAGCAATTGACTATGCCTGGAGCCAAGGAGCTGTTGTAGTAGCTGCAGCCGGCAACTTCGTAGGTACAAAAGTAGTGTATCCAGCTTATTACTCCAATTCTATTGCTGTGGCAGCTACCGACAGTAATGATACTGTAGCCTCGTGGTCGAGTCGTGGTAATTGGGTAGATGTAGCAGCTCCGGGTGTGGGCATCTATTCCACGTTGCCTGGTAATCGATATGACAACAAGAGTGGCACTTCAATGGCTGCAGCTCATGTATCCGGGTTGACCGGCCTCCTCTTTGCCTTGGGAAGCGATAACAATAGCAATGGCTTTGTCAATGACGAGGTGCGAGCAGCTATTGAGCATGGCTGTGACGAGCTTGATATCAGTGCAGTTAAATGGCGTATCAATGCTTTTCATGCGGTAAATGAAGTTTTAACCTCCAGATAG
- a CDS encoding helix-turn-helix domain-containing protein yields MARISQSNGMLTGRQLARLLNVHINTVRRWDDRGVLKAYRIGPRGDRRFSREDIALFIAEKGGIS; encoded by the coding sequence ATGGCGCGTATTAGTCAATCAAACGGTATGTTAACAGGGCGACAGTTAGCCCGGCTTCTCAACGTGCATATTAATACGGTGCGACGGTGGGATGACAGAGGAGTACTGAAGGCATACCGCATCGGCCCGCGAGGTGACCGCAGATTCAGCAGGGAGGATATTGCTCTGTTCATTGCAGAGAAGGGCGGGATTAGCTAA